The following are encoded together in the Anopheles nili chromosome 3, idAnoNiliSN_F5_01, whole genome shotgun sequence genome:
- the LOC128726708 gene encoding 60S ribosomal protein L5 yields MGFVKVVKNKQYFKRYQVRFRRRREGKTDYYARKRLIFQDKNKYNTPKFRLIVRLSNRDITCQIAYARIEGDRIVCAAYSHELPRYGVKVGLTNYAAAYCTGLLAARRILQKLRLDTLYAGCTDVTGEEYLVEAVDEGPAAFRCYLDVGLARTTTGARVFGAMKGAVDGGLNIPHSVKRFPGYSAENKSFNAEMHREHIFGLHVANYMRTLEEEDEEAFKRQFSKYISLGIKADDIENIYKNAHAAIRKDPSFTKKPEKKVTKKRWTLAKLPLEVRKEKIAKHKADFLAKIQADVEA; encoded by the exons atg ggGTTCGTTAAAGTAGTAAAGAACAAGCAGTACTTCAAGCGTTATCAGGTCAGGTTCCGCCGCCGTCGCGAGGGAAAAACCGACTACTACGCTCGCAAGCGCCTGATTTTCCAggacaaaaacaaatacaacaccCCGAAGTTCCGCCTGATCGTTCGCCTGAGCAACCGCGACATCACTTGTCAGATTGCGTACGCCCGTATCGAAGGCGATCGCATTGTGTGCGCGGCCTACTCGCACGAGCTGCCACGTTATGGCGTTAAGGTTGGTCTGACCAACTATGCCGCCGCCTACTGTACCGGTCTGCTGGCTGCTCGCCGCATTCTGCAGAAGCTGCGTCTGGATACCCTGTACGCTGGATGCACCGACGTGACCGGAGAGGAGTATCTGGTCGAGGCCGTCGATGAAGGCCCGGCTGCCTTCCGGTGCTACCTGGATGTGGGTCTGGCCCgtaccaccaccggtgccCGCGTTTTCGGTGCAATGAAGGGTGCTGTCGATGGCGGACTGAACATTCCGCACTCCGTCAAGCGGTTCCCCGGCTACAGCGCCGAGAACAAGAGCTTCAACGCCGAGATGCACCGTGAGCACATCTTCGGTCTGCATGTTGCCAACTACATGCGCACCCTGGAGGAGGAAGATGAGGAGGCGTTCAAGCGTCAGTTTAGCAAGTACATTTCCCTGGGCATCAAGGCTGATGAT ATTGAAAACATCTACAAGAATGCCCATGCCGCCATCCGCAAAGATCCTTCCTTCACGAAGAAACCCGAGAAGAAGGTCACCAAGAAGCGGTGGACTTTGGCCAAGCTCCCCCTGGAGGTCCGCAAGGAGAAGATCGCCAAGCACAAGGCCGATTTCCTGGCCAAGATCCAGGCCGACGTCGAAGCATAA